One segment of Micromonospora parathelypteridis DNA contains the following:
- a CDS encoding class I SAM-dependent methyltransferase: protein MAISPTEVRPEPASFRDPANRVFHVGDEVLRGLDTQAAEHWRALAGSTFFPAFVAARKVCATEDAPSTLVPAATGTPWAAVLRHERIPFVSHPYEWSFSMLRDAALLHLELLRAALTDGFTTKDGSAYNLQWRGAEPVFIDIGSFEPVRDGEPWAGYRQFCQTVLYPLMLTAHLGVDFQPWLRARVDGIEADELRPLFGGARRLRPGVLTHLHLHGAMQQRNAAASTTDVRDQLRAAGFSRELLLATVRGMEKLVRRLDHRPAESHWSDYQRTCGYSARDRVAKEQFVAAAVAAGTRPRLVLDLGANDGRYSRLAVGHADYVVAVEQDPAVVDELYRKLRSEGQRRILPLVLDLADPSPGGGWRGIERAGFAERASADVVLALAVVHHLAIGRNVPLPEIIDWLAGLTAPGGAVVVEFVGPEDPMATRLQANKPAGLFPDYRRDTFEALLAARGRITDRLELPSGTRTLYRTVMGG, encoded by the coding sequence ATGGCGATCTCACCCACGGAGGTACGGCCCGAGCCGGCCTCCTTCCGCGACCCGGCCAACCGCGTCTTCCACGTCGGCGACGAGGTGCTGCGCGGGCTGGACACGCAGGCCGCCGAGCACTGGCGGGCACTCGCCGGCAGCACGTTCTTCCCGGCGTTCGTCGCCGCGCGCAAGGTCTGCGCCACCGAGGACGCCCCGTCGACACTGGTGCCCGCCGCGACCGGGACCCCGTGGGCAGCCGTCCTGCGCCACGAGCGCATCCCGTTCGTCTCCCACCCGTACGAGTGGTCGTTCAGCATGTTGCGCGACGCCGCCCTGCTGCACCTGGAACTCCTGCGCGCCGCGCTCACCGACGGCTTCACCACCAAGGACGGCTCGGCGTACAACCTGCAGTGGCGCGGCGCGGAGCCGGTCTTCATCGACATCGGCTCCTTCGAGCCCGTCCGCGACGGCGAACCGTGGGCCGGTTACCGGCAGTTCTGCCAGACCGTGCTCTATCCGCTGATGCTCACCGCCCACCTCGGCGTCGACTTCCAGCCGTGGCTGCGCGCCCGGGTCGACGGCATCGAAGCCGACGAGCTGCGCCCACTCTTCGGCGGGGCCCGTCGGCTGCGCCCCGGCGTGCTGACCCACCTGCACCTGCACGGGGCCATGCAGCAACGCAACGCCGCCGCCAGCACCACCGACGTACGCGACCAACTGCGGGCCGCCGGCTTCTCCCGGGAGTTGCTGCTCGCCACCGTACGCGGCATGGAGAAACTGGTCCGCCGGCTGGACCATCGCCCGGCGGAGAGCCACTGGTCGGACTACCAGCGCACCTGCGGCTACTCCGCCCGGGACCGGGTGGCGAAGGAACAGTTCGTGGCCGCCGCGGTGGCCGCCGGCACCCGCCCCCGCCTGGTGCTCGACCTCGGTGCCAACGACGGACGGTACTCCCGGTTGGCGGTCGGACACGCCGACTACGTGGTCGCCGTCGAGCAGGACCCGGCCGTGGTCGACGAGCTGTACCGGAAGCTGCGCTCGGAGGGACAGCGCCGCATCCTGCCGCTGGTGCTGGACCTGGCCGACCCGTCACCCGGTGGAGGCTGGCGGGGCATCGAGCGGGCCGGCTTCGCCGAGCGGGCGTCCGCCGACGTGGTGCTCGCCCTGGCCGTGGTGCATCACCTGGCGATCGGGCGCAACGTGCCGCTGCCGGAGATCATCGACTGGCTGGCCGGGCTGACCGCGCCCGGCGGCGCGGTGGTGGTGGAGTTCGTCGGGCCGGAAGACCCGATGGCAACTCGGCTGCAGGCCAACAAACCCGCCGGCCTCTTCCCGGACTACCGGCGCGACACCTTCGAGGCGCTGCTCGCCGCCCGGGGTCGAATCACCGACCGGCTGGAGCTGCCCTCGGGCACCCGCACGCTCTACCGGACGGTGATGGGTGGCTGA